The genome window ATACATCTTGACAGGCCTCTAATACTCAATAGTAAGCTGTCATTTCTGGCCAACTGGTGTTGCCTAGACAGCCTCTAAGAATACCGTTGAGAGTACAAGACGCTGGGCGCAACAGCGAAACGACAACTGTAACGATGGAGGTTGATATGAGGATGTTGGCTTGGCTGCAGCCCAGCGTTGTATCTGTTTAGTGACAAAACCAGTCATGTTTTGATACTGGACATtgataaagataaaaaaaacACAGCTAATTATTGCCGCTAAAGGCGCATTACTGCAGGTTGCCGCCTGGTGGCGCATCACGATCCCATGTTTTCATCGTCATTGACTCCACATTATATATTTTACCCGGAGCCCATTTAAATACCTATCTCAGACAGCCTGCTCATTGTAAGTGACAGCAGTCAGATTCTCCCACCTCACTCACTTCCGGTTCTTCCAAACTTCGGCACACCGAGCATGTCGCTGAACCGTGTTCAAAGCATCGAGACGTTGACCGCTCCGCCTGGTCATGGCGCTTCGAttgagaggagaggaagTGATGCGAGTTTGCGCGTCCGACGCTTGACTTTCAATCCTGTTCCTCAGGACTTCGAAACGGCTTCGTTGAGGCCAGATGAGCAACATGCCCAGACTGTTGGGGCATTTGAGGTTCCTCAGTGGAAGCGATTGCGTGAGTTTTCACTTATCAATGGATGTGTAGATAAGAAACCTATACTAACAAGTGAATCTAGTCCAGATTGGTGCCGCAGTTGTACACTGTCTCTTCGCTGCGGGCATAGGCAAGTCTCTTATCAAAACCTTGTCATCCATGATAAGTTGCTAACACTGTTTAGTCTTTGGCTATGCTGCCATCAAGCCAGTCCTAAAGCTTGAAGGTGCATATTCTGATGTATGCAAGCTCAGCCACTATCAAAGCCCAACTAGCGATACAAACGCTATCTCTGATGATCCTCAGGACACATGCGTCGAAATCAGGCTTAACCTGATGTTCACAGTCGCTGCTGTTGGGACAAACGTTGCAGCACTTCCTGTTGGCGCAATTCTCGACCATTTTGGTCCTCGTGTATGTGGCTTGTTTGGATGTCTCTTCCTAACGATAGGCACATTACTTATGGCATATGCTGGATCTCTACCTTTCGACGGTCTTCTCCCCGGATACTTGTTCCTCGCCCTCGGTGGTCCATTCACATACATCTCGTCATTTCAGCTCTCCAATGCCTTCCCGCGACACTCAGGTCTCATTCTCGCGCTCTTGACCGGCGCTTTCGACTCTTCGAGTGCATTGTTCCTCGTTTATCGTCTGATCTACAATGCCACAGAGGGTAGCTTCACCGTGCGCAAATTCTTCCTCGTCTACTTGATTGTCCCTGCTGTGATATTCGTCAGTCAGATTGTTGTCATGCCTGGACAGTCTTACAAGACTGTCGGCGAGCTTGTCGACCAGGCTGCTGAAGCGGATGAAAACATTGTTGTGCACTCGACATCGAGCACGCAGCAGGAGATTGATGAGCATACAGCTCTGCTCCGCGATGAGCGTCGtgaagagagggaaaggCGCGAAGCTGTTGTACATGATATCGAGAACCTCTTAGGTTCGTCCAAGGGTGATGATCAAGTCGAGGCCAAGGAAAGACACCATGCTGCATCAGGTGTCTGGGGAGTCCTCCATGACCGCACCGTGCTAGATCAAATCCGCTCTCCTTGGttcatcctcatctgccTTTTCACTGTTGTTCAAATGACACGCATCAACTTCTTCGTCGCGACCATACGACCGCAGTATGAAGCCATCTTCGGCGACCACGATCGTGCTGTAAGGATCAATACTTTCTTCGACGTAGCCTTGCCAGCAGGTGGAATATTTGCGATTCCCTTCATCGGAACAGCGCTCGACCATGTCAGCACTGTTCTTGTGCTATC of Fusarium oxysporum Fo47 chromosome I, complete sequence contains these proteins:
- a CDS encoding major facilitator superfamily domain-containing protein; the protein is MSLNRVQSIETLTAPPGHGASIERRGSDASLRVRRLTFNPVPQDFETASLRPDEQHAQTVGAFEVPQWKRLLQIGAAVVHCLFAAGIVFGYAAIKPVLKLEGAYSDVCKLSHYQSPTSDTNAISDDPQDTCVEIRLNLMFTVAAVGTNVAALPVGAILDHFGPRVCGLFGCLFLTIGTLLMAYAGSLPFDGLLPGYLFLALGGPFTYISSFQLSNAFPRHSGLILALLTGAFDSSSALFLVYRLIYNATEGSFTVRKFFLVYLIVPAVIFVSQIVVMPGQSYKTVGELVDQAAEADENIVVHSTSSTQQEIDEHTALLRDERREERERREAVVHDIENLLGSSKGDDQVEAKERHHAASGVWGVLHDRTVLDQIRSPWFILICLFTVVQMTRINFFVATIRPQYEAIFGDHDRAVRINTFFDVALPAGGIFAIPFIGTALDHVSTVLVLSTLVACGTLIGILGVLPFEWAAYTGIVLFVLYRPFYYTAVSDYSAKVFGFRTFGTVYGLIICLSGLLNFSQSGLDVLFHETFNGNPVPVDIMLLVIGLVIGVALVVFVAAQLRKMHQKARAGIAQ